The following proteins come from a genomic window of Mariniflexile sp. TRM1-10:
- a CDS encoding CmpA/NrtA family ABC transporter substrate-binding protein, translated as MKSLLTKSTWVLSLGLLLCACGGKEKKASTEEVTAEASKTKTLDIEKPQLTFGFIKLTDMAPLAIAKEKGYFEDEGLFVSVEAQSNWKNILDRVIDGQLDGAHMLAGQPIAAGAGFGRQAELVTSYSMDLNGNGITVSNDVWAKMKPNVPKDADGKPIHPIKADALKPVITEYKNKGNAFKMGMVFPVSTHNYEIRYWLAAAGINPGMYTADNVQGQIGADVLLSVTPPPQMPATLEAGTIYGYCVGEPWNQQAVFKGIGVPVVTNYDIWKNNPEKVFVMTKKFVDENPNTAIAVTKALIRAGKWLDEPGNRAEAVKILSMPQYVGADEVVLANSMTGTFEFEKGDKRDMPDFNVFYKYNATYPFYSDGIWFLTQMRRWGQIPDAKPEGWYSETIKKIYRPDIWKKAADLLVAEGNIPASDIPSTDGYKPATTDFIDGTKYDAKDPIGYINSFSIGNKDKK; from the coding sequence ATGAAATCACTATTAACAAAATCAACATGGGTCTTATCACTTGGATTGCTACTATGCGCCTGTGGTGGAAAAGAAAAAAAGGCATCAACCGAAGAAGTTACTGCCGAAGCTTCTAAAACAAAAACATTAGATATTGAAAAACCACAATTAACTTTTGGTTTTATCAAATTAACCGACATGGCACCTTTAGCCATTGCGAAAGAAAAAGGATACTTTGAAGATGAAGGATTATTTGTATCTGTTGAAGCACAATCAAACTGGAAAAATATTCTAGACCGTGTTATTGATGGGCAATTAGACGGGGCTCACATGTTAGCGGGTCAACCCATTGCAGCTGGTGCAGGCTTTGGCAGACAAGCAGAGTTGGTTACCTCCTATTCTATGGATTTAAATGGAAATGGTATTACCGTATCAAATGATGTTTGGGCTAAAATGAAGCCAAATGTACCAAAAGATGCCGATGGAAAACCAATTCATCCTATAAAAGCAGATGCTTTAAAACCTGTAATTACAGAATATAAAAACAAAGGAAATGCCTTTAAAATGGGCATGGTATTCCCAGTGTCTACACACAATTACGAAATCAGATATTGGTTAGCTGCCGCTGGAATCAACCCTGGCATGTACACTGCCGATAATGTACAAGGACAAATTGGTGCCGATGTGTTACTATCTGTTACGCCACCACCACAAATGCCAGCAACCTTGGAAGCAGGTACTATTTATGGATATTGTGTAGGTGAGCCATGGAATCAACAAGCTGTTTTTAAAGGTATTGGTGTGCCGGTTGTAACCAACTACGACATCTGGAAAAATAACCCAGAGAAAGTATTTGTAATGACAAAAAAGTTTGTTGACGAAAACCCAAATACTGCCATAGCAGTTACCAAAGCTTTAATTCGTGCAGGTAAATGGTTAGACGAACCAGGAAACAGAGCTGAAGCAGTTAAAATATTATCAATGCCTCAATATGTGGGTGCAGACGAAGTGGTTTTAGCAAATTCCATGACGGGTACTTTTGAATTTGAAAAAGGTGATAAACGTGATATGCCAGACTTTAACGTGTTCTACAAGTATAATGCAACCTATCCTTTTTACTCTGATGGTATTTGGTTCTTAACCCAAATGCGCAGATGGGGTCAAATTCCTGATGCGAAACCAGAAGGATGGTATTCAGAAACCATTAAAAAGATTTACAGGCCTGATATCTGGAAAAAAGCAGCCGATTTATTGGTAGCAGAAGGCAATATTCCTGCTAGCGA